A single window of Gossypium arboreum isolate Shixiya-1 chromosome 13, ASM2569848v2, whole genome shotgun sequence DNA harbors:
- the LOC108461937 gene encoding heptahelical transmembrane protein 1-like, which yields MDPILDSKLVSEPVEAEKCKKRVQSPPPSPSYGLVSFKELPEYMKDNEFILNYYRANWPLKEALYSIFRWHNETLNVWTHLLGFVLFLGLTMANLIEVPQVSDLIAFLTSSFPISGDSNVSQDPLLGTTTNLVDLKQIMASEPDVSPVTRWPFYVFLAGSMFCLLSSSICHLFSCHSHHLNLSLLRLDYAGITTMIITSFFPPIYYIFQCDPQWHFIYLGGITVLGLFTIVTLLSPALSTNKFRAFRAMLFSSMGLFGIIPGVHAMIVNWSNPRRNITLAYESAMAIFYLTGALFYVSRVPERFKPGWFDLTGHSHQIFHVLVVMGALAHYGASLVFLDWRDHHSC from the exons ATGGATCCGATCCTCGATTCCAAGCTTGTTTCTGAACCTGTTGAGGCGGAGAAATGCAAGAAAAGAGTACAGTCGCCGCCGCCGTCGCCGTCGTATGGTTTGGTGTCGTTCAAGGAGTTGCCGGAGTACATGAAGGACAACGAGTTCATTCTGAATTATTATAGAGCTAATTGGCCTCTCAAGGAAGCTCTCTATAGCATCTTTCGTTGGCATAATGAAACACTTAATGTTTGGAC GCATTTACTTGGGTTTGTTCTATTTTTGGGATTAACAATGGCGAATTTGATTGAAGTCCCACAAGTATCGGATCTCATTGCCTTCTTAACCAG TTCTTTTCCTATTAGTGGCGACAGCAATGTTTCTCAAGATCCCTTACTG GGAACAACGACGAATCTCGtcgatttaaaacaaataatggcTTCGGAACCCGACGTTTCGCCGGTAACGCGGTGGCCGTTCTACGTATTCTTAGCCGGTTCCATGTTCTGCCTCCTATCAAGTAGCATTTGCCACCTCTTTTCGTGCCACTCGCACCATCTGAACCTCTCGTTGTTGCGGCTCGATTATGCCGGGATCACTACCATGATCATCACATCGTTTTTCCCACCGATATATTACATTTTCCAGTGTGATCCACAATGGCACTTCATCTACCTCGGTGGGATCACGGTCCTAGGCTTGTTCACCATCGTGACACTTCTATCACCGGCCTTATCGACCAACAAATTCCGCGCGTTCCGAGCCATGCTCTTTTCTTCCATGGGACTCTTCGGCATCATCCCCGGTGTCCACGCCATGATTGTCAACTGGTCTAACCCGCGCCGTAACATCACCCTCGCCTACGAGTCTGCGATGGCTATATTCTACTTGACAGGGGCCCTATTCTACGTTAGCCGAGTCCCGGAACGGTTCAAGCCCGGATGGTTCGACTTAACCGGCcatagtcatcaaatatttcacgtCTTGGTAGTGATGGGTGCATTGGCTCATTATGGTGCTTCACTTGTATTCCTGGACTGGCGCGACCACCATAGCTGTTAA